One window of the Streptomyces asoensis genome contains the following:
- a CDS encoding glycosyltransferase produces the protein MTNGKRGVLRLPGAVARSALHPRVLRTGAGARAWRIVVSAPGLSDSLRFRIAQRVRDSLDKANRPEGAVLTLSSAARRTSSARHRADLLGDAARLELARGRSPRALTAALTTELSYADAQLAAGEATVAAASVIRALRLAFHRVLHFDRTTSPLAQDPGAYLTPVHASTAVRALAEGAGRSAEPADPPADRPLRLLFVTRGNANFLRQIHDHYLAHPKVEVRSLDLADEPALDELANSLTRMAAHRLGDDSEFGRQAEELLRPHLDWADTVFVDWCVGPAALLTSVDPGTTRIVVRLHSAETFSLWPFLVDFSRVDDLVFVGAHLRDLTVAVVPQLAPTGQQRVPRLHVIANAMDLAGQVRHKADDARFTLGVTGISSVAKDPRWAIEVLRILRAEDSRYRLLLIGEDVDAKLSAAARAYARLYRGDLAELEPSGAVRRLGQLDDIPAALTDVGVILSSSVRESFHCGFVEGAASGAVPVGRDWPFFAGKANGARTLFPADWVVASPEEAAERILKVTATPESWRKAGEAASAHAMAAWDWTVVREEFDRLLLP, from the coding sequence ATGACGAACGGCAAACGGGGGGTTCTGCGACTACCCGGAGCGGTGGCCCGCAGCGCCCTGCATCCAAGGGTGCTGCGGACCGGAGCGGGCGCGCGGGCCTGGCGGATCGTGGTGTCGGCTCCGGGTCTGTCCGACTCGCTGCGCTTCCGTATCGCCCAGCGCGTACGGGACAGCCTGGACAAGGCCAACCGGCCCGAGGGCGCGGTCCTCACACTGAGTTCGGCCGCCCGCCGCACGAGCAGCGCGCGGCACCGGGCCGACCTGCTCGGCGACGCCGCCCGTCTCGAGCTGGCACGCGGACGGTCCCCACGCGCTCTGACCGCCGCCCTCACCACCGAACTCTCCTACGCGGACGCCCAGTTGGCCGCAGGCGAGGCAACTGTGGCCGCCGCTTCCGTGATCCGGGCACTACGGCTCGCGTTCCACCGGGTGCTGCACTTCGACCGGACCACCTCCCCCCTCGCCCAGGACCCCGGCGCCTACCTGACGCCGGTGCACGCCAGCACGGCCGTCCGGGCACTCGCCGAGGGAGCCGGCCGGTCCGCCGAGCCGGCCGACCCGCCGGCCGATCGGCCGCTGCGCCTGCTGTTCGTCACCCGGGGCAACGCGAACTTCCTCCGCCAGATCCATGACCATTACCTGGCCCACCCCAAGGTGGAGGTGCGGTCCCTGGACCTGGCGGACGAGCCGGCGCTCGACGAGCTGGCCAACTCCCTCACCCGGATGGCCGCCCACCGCCTCGGTGACGACTCCGAGTTCGGCCGGCAGGCCGAGGAACTCCTGCGTCCCCACCTGGACTGGGCGGACACCGTCTTCGTCGACTGGTGTGTCGGACCGGCCGCGCTGCTGACCTCGGTGGATCCCGGCACCACACGGATCGTCGTGCGGCTGCACAGCGCCGAGACCTTCAGCCTCTGGCCGTTCCTGGTCGACTTCTCCCGCGTCGACGACCTGGTGTTCGTCGGCGCCCATCTGCGGGATCTGACGGTCGCGGTGGTGCCCCAGCTGGCGCCCACGGGGCAGCAGCGAGTACCCCGGCTGCACGTCATCGCCAACGCCATGGACCTGGCGGGCCAGGTGCGCCACAAGGCCGACGACGCCCGCTTCACCCTCGGGGTGACGGGAATCTCGTCGGTGGCCAAGGATCCCCGCTGGGCGATCGAGGTCCTGCGGATTCTGCGCGCCGAGGATTCGCGGTACCGGCTTCTGCTGATCGGTGAGGACGTCGACGCGAAGCTCAGTGCCGCGGCGCGCGCCTACGCCCGGCTCTACCGGGGCGACCTGGCGGAGCTGGAGCCCTCGGGTGCCGTCCGCAGGCTGGGTCAGCTGGACGACATCCCCGCCGCACTGACCGACGTCGGTGTCATTCTCAGCTCCTCGGTGCGGGAGAGCTTCCACTGCGGGTTCGTCGAGGGCGCCGCGAGCGGGGCCGTGCCGGTGGGCCGCGACTGGCCGTTCTTCGCGGGCAAGGCCAACGGCGCCCGCACGCTGTTCCCCGCCGACTGGGTCGTCGCCTCGCCGGAGGAGGCCGCCGAGCGGATCCTCAAGGTCACCGCGACACCCGAGAGCTGGCGCAAGGCCGGAGAGGCGGCGTCCGCGCATGCGATGGCAGCATGGGACTGGACGGTCGTCCGTGAGGAGTTCGACCGCCTTCTGCTTCCCTGA
- a CDS encoding acyltransferase family protein → MTSIPGPGRDRLPSLTGLRFWAALLVVLYHLSRQVGTVPYLSETVWYGRSGVTFFFVLSGVVLAWTYDGVRIPTKVFLWRRFARIWPLLAVSVGLSVAVWAVMGHAVRLDAVAATLLVVHAWFPQPVMFTGGNPAAWSLSDEAFFYLIFPALLALLAGRRARVWVWTAVAVTCVALVLWPALSGLSPTTRSWALDYLPLTRALQFVLGVVAGLALKRGWRPPVPLWAAVGLVVGWHLALIPWSHAVPDALWYSPYTASQWLSAPIFAALICAAARADLDGRRTGLGGTWMIRLGHWSFAWYLIHEIVIRAAVFHWGKPAPGAETLLFWAGVLVVSLAAAGTAYHWVEHPAERWLRRAGPSVQHSGRPDPRPTVGAQ, encoded by the coding sequence TTGACCTCCATACCCGGGCCCGGTCGCGACCGGCTTCCGTCGCTGACCGGGCTCCGCTTCTGGGCGGCTCTGCTCGTCGTTCTGTACCACCTGTCCCGCCAGGTCGGCACCGTCCCGTACCTCAGCGAGACGGTCTGGTACGGCCGTAGTGGTGTGACGTTCTTCTTCGTCCTGTCGGGCGTCGTCCTCGCCTGGACGTACGACGGCGTCCGGATCCCCACCAAGGTCTTCCTGTGGCGGCGCTTCGCCCGCATCTGGCCACTGCTGGCCGTCAGCGTCGGGCTGTCCGTCGCCGTATGGGCCGTCATGGGCCATGCCGTACGGCTCGATGCGGTGGCCGCGACGCTGCTGGTGGTGCACGCCTGGTTCCCGCAGCCGGTGATGTTCACCGGGGGCAACCCGGCAGCCTGGTCACTCAGTGACGAGGCCTTCTTCTATCTGATCTTCCCCGCGCTGCTGGCTCTGCTCGCGGGCCGCCGCGCCCGGGTCTGGGTCTGGACGGCCGTCGCCGTCACCTGTGTCGCCCTCGTGCTGTGGCCCGCCCTGTCGGGCCTCTCGCCCACCACCCGCAGCTGGGCGCTGGACTACCTGCCGCTGACCCGCGCCCTACAGTTCGTGCTGGGTGTGGTCGCCGGTCTGGCGCTCAAGCGCGGCTGGCGGCCCCCCGTGCCCCTGTGGGCGGCCGTGGGACTCGTCGTCGGCTGGCACCTGGCCCTGATCCCGTGGTCGCACGCCGTCCCGGACGCCCTCTGGTACAGCCCCTACACCGCCTCGCAGTGGCTCTCGGCCCCGATCTTCGCGGCCCTGATCTGCGCGGCCGCCCGTGCCGACCTGGACGGCAGGCGCACCGGGCTCGGCGGGACCTGGATGATCAGGCTGGGACACTGGTCGTTCGCCTGGTACCTCATCCACGAGATCGTGATCCGCGCGGCCGTCTTCCACTGGGGCAAGCCCGCCCCGGGTGCCGAAACGCTTCTGTTCTGGGCGGGTGTGCTGGTCGTCAGCCTGGCTGCCGCGGGCACGGCCTACCACTGGGTGGAGCACCCGGCCGAACGGTGGCTGCGCCGCGCCGGACCGTCCGTGCAGCACTCCGGCCGACCCGACCCCCGGCCGACCGTGGGCGCACAGTAG
- the wecB gene encoding non-hydrolyzing UDP-N-acetylglucosamine 2-epimerase: protein MKVISVVGARPQLVKLAPIAAAFSDTPHEHVIVHTGQHYDADLSDVFFSGLGIPDPDVHLGVGSGGHGEQTGAVLAAMDKVLESEKPDWVLVYGDTNSTVAGALSAVKLHYRVAHLEAGLRSFNRRMPEEHNRVLTDHAADLLLAPTEEAMRHLGNEGLAHRSTLVGDVMVDVCLRIRDAVLAGEHPRPSLPEGIDADAPYLVSTLHRPDNTDDPERLAAIIGSLAALPVPVALLAHPRLVARAEQHGIDLNQGAVRVGRPLPYAGLVGAVLGSAGVVTDSGGLQKEAFLLGRACTTVRPETEWVETLEDGWNHLVPDPHETPDFTELAVRPAPETPRGTPYGDGNAAVRAVQAIVEA, encoded by the coding sequence GTGAAGGTCATCAGTGTCGTGGGCGCACGCCCCCAGTTGGTCAAGCTCGCACCCATCGCGGCGGCTTTCTCCGACACCCCCCACGAGCACGTCATCGTGCACACCGGCCAGCACTACGACGCGGATCTCTCCGATGTCTTCTTCTCCGGACTGGGCATCCCGGACCCCGACGTGCACCTCGGTGTCGGCTCCGGCGGCCACGGCGAGCAGACCGGCGCGGTCCTCGCCGCCATGGACAAGGTGCTGGAGTCGGAGAAGCCCGACTGGGTGCTGGTGTACGGCGACACGAACTCGACCGTCGCCGGCGCGCTCTCCGCGGTGAAGCTGCACTACCGCGTCGCCCACCTCGAGGCCGGTCTGCGTTCCTTCAACCGGCGGATGCCCGAGGAGCACAACCGCGTCCTCACCGACCACGCCGCCGACCTGCTGCTCGCGCCGACCGAGGAGGCCATGCGCCACCTCGGGAACGAGGGCCTGGCACACCGCTCGACGCTCGTCGGCGATGTGATGGTCGATGTGTGCCTGCGCATCCGCGACGCCGTGCTCGCCGGCGAGCACCCCCGCCCGTCGCTGCCCGAGGGCATCGACGCCGACGCCCCCTACCTGGTGTCGACGCTGCACCGCCCGGACAACACCGACGACCCCGAGCGGCTCGCCGCCATCATCGGCTCGCTGGCCGCCCTGCCCGTTCCGGTGGCGCTGCTGGCCCACCCGCGCCTCGTGGCCCGTGCCGAGCAGCACGGCATCGACCTGAACCAGGGCGCGGTGCGTGTCGGCCGTCCCCTTCCTTACGCCGGCCTCGTGGGCGCCGTTCTCGGCTCCGCGGGTGTGGTCACCGATTCGGGTGGTCTTCAGAAGGAAGCCTTCCTGCTGGGCCGCGCCTGCACCACGGTGCGCCCGGAGACCGAGTGGGTCGAGACCCTTGAGGACGGCTGGAACCACCTCGTGCCGGACCCGCACGAGACCCCCGACTTCACCGAACTCGCCGTCCGCCCGGCGCCCGAGACTCCGCGCGGTACGCCGTACGGTGACGGGAACGCCGCCGTGCGCGCGGTCCAGGCCATCGTCGAGGCCTGA
- a CDS encoding glycosyltransferase: MIYLAIGFPPAAKSCAYRMRETANKFVELGWDVTVLTIAEESWEREYGLDHTLSDPVDPRVRIVELPLAREDLETDIRLFTEDRALNPIRWMQRERDRHLEHFPEPVFGGWRSALEQGVVDIHREFPADLLLASCAPYVNLAAAWKLWETHKVPYAIDFRDGWSVDVIGGGEAFTRDSEASEWEERVLSDAVAIWCVNDPIADFYRERYPRLAERVHVVRNGFDPDSVPEVHGQPDPEKGLTFGYLGSVNFKPAFLATVLDGWRAARERDPLVARSRFEIRGHIGAGASREANAHMTLIRQAESDGVLFGGPVPKAEVGPTYGRWDALVLMLVGGRFVTSGKVYEFMASGLPVVSAHEVDHDASAVLAGHPLWTGACGLDAEGIADSFVKAARMAVETTPEQRADARAHAARFTRGLLMAPAAEQLSEAVRPALAGSPQA, translated from the coding sequence ATGATCTACCTGGCCATCGGCTTCCCGCCGGCGGCCAAGAGCTGTGCGTACCGGATGCGTGAGACGGCGAACAAGTTCGTCGAACTCGGCTGGGACGTGACCGTGCTCACCATCGCGGAGGAGTCCTGGGAGCGTGAGTACGGTCTCGACCACACGCTCTCCGACCCGGTGGACCCCCGGGTGCGCATCGTCGAACTCCCGCTGGCCCGCGAGGACCTGGAGACCGACATCCGGCTGTTCACCGAGGACCGGGCACTGAACCCGATCCGCTGGATGCAGCGGGAGCGGGACCGGCACCTGGAGCACTTCCCCGAGCCGGTGTTCGGCGGCTGGCGGTCGGCCCTGGAGCAGGGCGTCGTCGACATCCACCGCGAGTTCCCGGCCGACCTGCTGCTGGCGAGCTGCGCGCCCTACGTCAACCTGGCCGCCGCCTGGAAGCTGTGGGAGACCCACAAGGTCCCCTACGCGATCGACTTCCGTGACGGCTGGTCGGTCGACGTCATCGGCGGCGGCGAGGCGTTCACCCGTGACTCCGAGGCGAGTGAATGGGAGGAGCGGGTTCTGTCGGACGCCGTCGCGATCTGGTGCGTCAACGATCCGATCGCGGACTTCTACCGCGAGCGCTACCCCCGGCTCGCCGAGCGGGTGCACGTCGTACGCAACGGGTTCGACCCGGACAGCGTCCCGGAGGTGCACGGCCAGCCGGACCCGGAGAAGGGTCTGACCTTCGGTTACCTGGGTTCGGTGAACTTCAAGCCGGCATTCCTGGCCACCGTCCTGGACGGCTGGCGGGCGGCCCGGGAGCGCGACCCGCTGGTCGCCCGATCCCGGTTCGAGATCCGCGGGCACATCGGCGCGGGCGCCAGCCGCGAGGCCAACGCCCACATGACGCTCATCCGGCAGGCCGAGTCCGACGGTGTGCTCTTCGGCGGCCCCGTGCCCAAGGCGGAGGTCGGACCGACCTACGGCCGCTGGGACGCGCTGGTCCTGATGCTCGTCGGCGGCCGCTTCGTCACCTCGGGGAAGGTGTACGAGTTCATGGCCTCCGGGCTGCCGGTGGTCTCCGCCCACGAGGTGGACCACGACGCCTCCGCGGTTCTGGCCGGCCACCCGCTGTGGACCGGGGCGTGCGGCCTCGACGCGGAGGGCATCGCGGACTCGTTCGTCAAGGCGGCCCGGATGGCCGTGGAGACGACTCCCGAACAGCGTGCCGACGCGCGCGCACACGCCGCCCGGTTCACGCGAGGCCTGCTGATGGCCCCCGCGGCCGAGCAGCTGAGCGAGGCCGTCCGCCCGGCGCTCGCGGGGAGCCCGCAGGCATGA
- a CDS encoding glycosyltransferase family 4 protein — protein sequence MPKPSPLGPSRQDRHGLRWRSPLAYRSPQIAKYRKQQVKAWRADLRFRAAAAKAVGPGRPSASGAAVRLVVPKAAAKMTSKWVSLRSRLTHRAKRKRSTFDTPLDKLQIKFWQLTMGRRAWRRLLPYLWDFELAFGPHIDELKPDLIHAHDFRMLGVAARSAVRLRAAGHPVKLVWDAHEFVPGLHSHHDRWIPGHVAWEKEHAVFADAAITVSPSLAELLVKGHKLKETPYVVLNAPVMKPAPDEVADVDPVPDLRELCGVDEDTPLLAYCGGINPVRGVETIIEGLTRMPDVHVALVSLPPSGKHFPATKKIIELIEELGVGDRAHILPFVPHWQVPEFLSTANAAVSPLHHLPNHELALSNKFFEYSQARLPLVVSDIRTMAEMVEKTGQGEIFKAKDVDDYVRAVKAVLANPERYRAAYDDPGLLEKWTWEAQAVVLDQIYSRLLPGDGKAV from the coding sequence GTGCCCAAGCCGAGCCCGCTCGGCCCCAGCAGGCAGGACAGGCACGGGCTGCGCTGGCGCAGCCCGCTCGCATACCGCTCGCCCCAGATCGCCAAGTACCGCAAGCAGCAGGTGAAGGCCTGGCGCGCGGACCTCCGGTTCCGTGCCGCGGCGGCCAAGGCCGTCGGCCCCGGCCGTCCGAGCGCCAGTGGTGCGGCTGTCCGGCTGGTCGTACCCAAGGCCGCCGCGAAGATGACGAGCAAGTGGGTGTCGCTGCGTTCCCGCCTGACGCACCGCGCCAAGCGGAAGCGGTCCACGTTCGACACGCCGCTGGACAAGCTCCAGATCAAGTTCTGGCAGCTCACCATGGGCCGGCGTGCCTGGCGTCGGCTGCTGCCGTACCTGTGGGACTTCGAGCTGGCCTTCGGCCCGCACATCGACGAGCTCAAGCCCGACCTGATCCACGCGCACGACTTCCGCATGCTGGGCGTGGCCGCCCGGTCCGCCGTCCGGCTGCGGGCCGCGGGACACCCGGTCAAGCTGGTCTGGGACGCGCACGAGTTCGTGCCCGGTCTGCACTCCCACCACGACCGCTGGATCCCCGGCCACGTGGCCTGGGAGAAGGAGCACGCGGTCTTCGCCGACGCGGCGATCACCGTCTCGCCCTCGCTCGCCGAGCTGCTGGTCAAGGGCCACAAGCTCAAGGAGACGCCCTACGTCGTCCTGAACGCCCCGGTGATGAAGCCGGCCCCCGACGAGGTGGCCGACGTGGACCCGGTCCCCGACCTGCGGGAGCTGTGCGGCGTCGACGAGGACACTCCGCTGCTGGCTTACTGCGGTGGTATCAACCCGGTGCGTGGCGTCGAGACCATCATCGAGGGTCTGACCCGGATGCCGGACGTGCACGTCGCGCTGGTCTCCCTGCCGCCGTCGGGCAAGCACTTCCCCGCCACGAAGAAGATCATCGAACTGATCGAGGAGCTGGGCGTGGGCGACCGTGCCCACATCCTGCCCTTCGTGCCGCACTGGCAGGTGCCCGAGTTCCTGTCCACGGCGAACGCGGCGGTCAGCCCGCTGCACCACCTGCCCAACCACGAACTGGCCCTGAGCAACAAGTTCTTCGAGTACTCCCAGGCCCGGCTGCCGCTGGTGGTCAGCGACATCCGCACCATGGCCGAGATGGTCGAGAAGACCGGCCAGGGCGAGATCTTCAAGGCGAAGGACGTCGACGACTACGTACGCGCCGTCAAGGCCGTCCTCGCCAACCCGGAGCGCTACCGGGCCGCCTACGACGATCCGGGGCTGCTCGAGAAGTGGACCTGGGAGGCCCAGGCCGTGGTCCTGGACCAGATCTACAGCCGGCTGCTGCCCGGCGACGGGAAGGCCGTGTGA
- a CDS encoding glycosyltransferase has protein sequence MTHVLLVAGTAPTLSMLKAAVEQFRAAGATVRLAGYFDREAVDGVLDAADVCSLTEAAAERGDAFAKRVAKLPPARRTWASAERNRRVLRDARRAQVLVALDANAVYTVWRFAERNRRADAVFGVAPGLRALQARAERPVQYVLRDAVRTVPSPTVTLRSTKRGVRHSAGAVLRRASSPAVMRTAIGAKAWRTAVVAPRVPDAMRAKLARRVSLSMAKGGRKTGATLVLDQAAERIGNRKLSAALLADAARADLARGHDNPKLRNKAIGAALNLADQRFKKKDLAAAADQLSTAFALAFNRGLHFDGVSSPMADDPDAYLAVFRKNAAFKALSAPRGRALPAAPAPTGRPLRLLVTTYANAAFLKAIRDRYENHPDVEIRYLDVNEDDTLRPLVRGIKRIMEHALGGQPAFHDKVEEALRPHLDWADTVFVDWCTNAAAIFTAVDPGTTRMVIRLHSYEAFAFWPHLVDFTRVDDLILVSDHLREVVEKVLPQLAGSDTATTHVVPNAMDLLPFDREKTDPDARFNLGLVGVSAVAKDPRWAVQVLRLLREKDERYRLVVIGEGLPRKASAAVRAYDDLLQADLEELEAAGAVHLVGQTDDVPAALTEVGVILSSSVRESFHCGLVEGTVSGALPVVRDWPFFASLENGPRTLFPTDWVVSTPEEAAERILKLTATEDSWRAATEPAAKHALTMWDWSVVSREFDRLLLGGQA, from the coding sequence ATGACCCACGTACTACTGGTCGCCGGTACGGCGCCGACGCTCTCGATGCTGAAAGCCGCCGTCGAACAGTTCCGGGCCGCGGGAGCGACGGTGCGGCTGGCCGGCTACTTCGATCGCGAAGCGGTGGACGGCGTGCTCGACGCCGCCGACGTGTGCTCGCTGACCGAAGCGGCCGCCGAGCGGGGCGATGCCTTCGCCAAGCGCGTCGCGAAACTGCCGCCCGCCCGCAGGACCTGGGCGAGCGCGGAGCGCAACCGTCGGGTCCTGCGTGACGCACGCCGGGCGCAGGTCCTGGTCGCCCTGGACGCGAACGCCGTGTACACCGTCTGGCGGTTCGCCGAACGCAACCGGCGGGCCGACGCGGTCTTCGGTGTCGCGCCCGGCCTTCGAGCCCTCCAGGCGCGCGCCGAGCGCCCGGTGCAGTACGTGCTGCGCGACGCCGTCCGTACCGTCCCCTCGCCCACCGTCACCCTGCGCTCCACCAAGCGCGGGGTGCGGCACAGCGCCGGTGCCGTGCTGCGACGGGCCTCGTCGCCCGCCGTGATGCGCACCGCGATCGGCGCCAAGGCCTGGCGGACCGCGGTCGTCGCGCCGCGCGTCCCGGACGCGATGCGCGCCAAGCTGGCCCGCCGGGTGAGCCTCAGCATGGCGAAGGGCGGCCGCAAGACCGGCGCCACGCTGGTGCTGGACCAGGCCGCCGAGCGGATCGGCAACCGCAAGCTCAGCGCCGCCCTGCTCGCGGACGCCGCCCGCGCAGACCTGGCTCGTGGACACGACAACCCGAAGCTGCGCAACAAGGCCATCGGGGCCGCGCTGAACCTCGCGGACCAGCGCTTCAAGAAGAAGGACCTCGCGGCCGCCGCCGACCAGCTCTCCACGGCGTTCGCCCTCGCCTTCAACCGGGGTCTGCACTTCGACGGGGTCTCCTCGCCGATGGCCGACGATCCCGACGCCTACCTCGCGGTCTTCCGTAAGAACGCCGCGTTCAAGGCGCTGTCCGCGCCGCGCGGCCGCGCCCTTCCGGCCGCGCCGGCCCCGACCGGACGCCCGCTGCGGCTGCTGGTCACGACATACGCCAACGCCGCCTTCCTCAAGGCGATCCGGGACCGCTACGAGAACCACCCCGACGTCGAGATCCGCTATCTCGACGTCAACGAGGACGACACGCTGCGGCCGCTGGTCCGTGGCATCAAGCGGATCATGGAGCACGCGCTGGGCGGTCAGCCGGCCTTCCACGACAAGGTCGAGGAGGCGCTGCGGCCCCACCTCGACTGGGCGGACACCGTCTTCGTCGACTGGTGCACCAACGCAGCGGCGATCTTCACCGCCGTCGACCCCGGCACCACGCGCATGGTCATACGGCTGCACAGCTACGAGGCTTTCGCGTTCTGGCCGCATCTCGTGGACTTCACGCGGGTCGACGACCTGATCCTGGTCAGCGACCATCTGCGCGAGGTGGTGGAGAAGGTCCTGCCGCAACTGGCCGGATCCGACACCGCCACGACGCACGTCGTCCCCAACGCCATGGATCTGCTGCCCTTCGACCGGGAGAAGACCGACCCGGACGCCCGATTCAACCTCGGTCTGGTCGGCGTCAGCGCCGTGGCCAAGGACCCGCGCTGGGCGGTGCAGGTTCTGCGGCTGCTGCGCGAGAAGGACGAGCGGTACCGCCTGGTCGTCATCGGCGAGGGCCTGCCCCGTAAGGCGAGCGCGGCCGTCCGCGCCTACGACGACCTCCTTCAGGCGGACCTGGAGGAGCTGGAGGCGGCCGGCGCCGTACACCTGGTGGGCCAGACGGACGACGTGCCGGCGGCGCTCACCGAGGTCGGCGTCATCCTGAGCAGCTCGGTCCGTGAGAGCTTCCACTGCGGCCTGGTGGAGGGCACCGTCAGCGGTGCGCTCCCCGTGGTCCGCGACTGGCCGTTCTTCGCCTCGCTGGAGAACGGGCCGCGTACGCTCTTCCCGACCGACTGGGTCGTCTCGACGCCGGAGGAGGCCGCGGAGCGGATCCTGAAGCTCACGGCCACGGAGGACAGCTGGCGCGCGGCGACGGAGCCCGCGGCGAAGCACGCGCTGACGATGTGGGACTGGTCGGTGGTGAGCCGCGAGTTCGACCGGCTGCTGCTGGGCGGTCAGGCGTAG
- a CDS encoding nucleotide sugar dehydrogenase — translation MNICVVALGKIGLPLAVQFASKGHRVIGADVNEKVVELVNAGIEPFPGEHDLDVKLKQAVDAGLLSATTDTASAVAESEAVVVVVPLFVDAEGTPDFGWMDSATKAIAQGLKPGTLVSYETTLPVGTTRTRWAPMLAEGSGLTAGEDFHLVFSPERVLTGRVFSDLRRYPKLVGGVDEASAARGVEFYEAVLDFDVRDDLPQPNGVWDLGTAEASELAKLAETTYRDVNIGLANQFARFADSNGIDVKKVIEACNSQPYSHIHQPGIAVGGHCIPIYPRMYLWNDPAATVVRSAREANAAMPEYAVDLLAAAYGDLTGVNVLVLGAAYRGGVKETAFSGVFPTVEALKARGAVPFVSDPMYTDEELAAHGLTPHAGEKVTAAILQADHAEYRTLTPADLPDVTVLVDGRRTTDPEAWKGVRRVVIGG, via the coding sequence ATGAACATCTGTGTAGTAGCACTCGGCAAGATTGGCCTCCCGCTGGCCGTGCAGTTCGCCTCCAAGGGCCACCGGGTCATCGGCGCGGACGTCAACGAGAAGGTCGTCGAGCTGGTCAACGCCGGCATCGAGCCGTTCCCCGGCGAGCACGACCTCGACGTCAAGCTGAAGCAGGCCGTCGACGCCGGGCTGCTGAGCGCGACCACGGACACCGCGTCCGCCGTCGCCGAGTCCGAGGCCGTGGTCGTGGTCGTCCCGCTGTTCGTGGACGCCGAGGGCACCCCGGACTTCGGCTGGATGGACTCCGCGACGAAGGCGATCGCCCAGGGCCTCAAGCCCGGCACGCTCGTCAGCTACGAGACCACGCTGCCGGTCGGCACCACCCGCACCCGCTGGGCGCCGATGCTGGCCGAGGGCTCGGGTCTGACCGCGGGCGAGGACTTCCACCTGGTGTTCTCCCCGGAGCGCGTCCTCACCGGCCGCGTCTTCTCCGACCTGCGCCGCTACCCCAAGCTGGTCGGCGGCGTCGACGAGGCGTCCGCCGCCCGTGGAGTCGAGTTCTACGAGGCGGTCCTCGACTTCGACGTCCGCGACGACCTGCCCCAGCCGAACGGCGTGTGGGACCTGGGCACCGCCGAGGCCTCCGAGCTGGCCAAGCTCGCCGAGACGACCTACCGGGACGTCAACATCGGCCTGGCGAACCAGTTCGCGCGCTTCGCCGACAGCAACGGCATCGACGTCAAGAAGGTCATCGAGGCCTGCAACTCGCAGCCCTACAGCCACATCCACCAGCCGGGCATCGCCGTCGGCGGTCACTGCATCCCGATCTACCCGCGGATGTACCTGTGGAACGACCCGGCCGCGACCGTAGTGCGCTCCGCCCGTGAGGCGAACGCCGCGATGCCCGAGTACGCCGTCGACCTGCTGGCCGCCGCCTATGGCGACCTGACCGGTGTGAACGTGCTGGTGCTGGGCGCCGCCTACCGCGGTGGCGTGAAGGAGACCGCCTTCTCCGGCGTCTTCCCGACCGTCGAGGCCCTCAAGGCGCGGGGCGCGGTGCCGTTCGTCTCGGACCCGATGTACACGGACGAGGAGCTCGCCGCCCACGGTCTCACCCCGCACGCGGGCGAGAAGGTCACCGCGGCGATCCTCCAGGCCGACCACGCCGAGTACCGCACGCTGACCCCGGCCGACCTGCCGGACGTCACCGTCCTGGTCGACGGTCGCCGTACGACGGACCCGGAGGCCTGGAAGGGCGTCCGCCGCGTCGTCATCGGCGGCTGA